A genomic stretch from Arthrobacter sp. KBS0702 includes:
- a CDS encoding bifunctional 2-methylcitrate synthase/citrate synthase, with the protein MAENEIKKGLAGVVVDYTAVSKVNPDTNSLLYRGYPVQELAAKCSFEEVAYLLWNGELPTEEQLAEFTARERAGRALDPVVKQVIDALPLTSHPMDVCRTAASVMGARHPLAEDSSREANMAKAVDLFAAMPAVVAYDQRRRHGQGVVEPREDLGYSANFLWMSFGEEPVQEVVEAFNVSMILYAEHSFNASTFTARVITSTLSDLHSAVTGAIGALKGPLHGGANEAVMHTFDEIGIRQEESLDEAAVRAKAWMEDALAHKKKVMGFGHRVYKHGDSRVPTMKAALDKMIAHYGRPELLGLYNGLETAMDEAKAIKPNLDYPAGPTYHLMGFDTPTFTPLFVASRITGWTAHIMEQLDSNSLIRPLSEYNGVEERHVP; encoded by the coding sequence ATGGCTGAAAATGAGATTAAAAAGGGCCTTGCCGGCGTCGTGGTGGACTACACCGCGGTTTCCAAGGTCAACCCGGACACCAATTCGCTGCTCTACCGCGGCTACCCCGTCCAGGAGCTGGCCGCCAAGTGCAGCTTCGAGGAAGTGGCGTACCTGCTGTGGAACGGCGAGTTGCCCACCGAGGAGCAGTTGGCGGAGTTCACCGCACGGGAACGCGCGGGCCGCGCGCTGGATCCGGTGGTCAAGCAGGTCATCGATGCGCTGCCGCTCACTTCGCATCCGATGGACGTTTGCCGCACGGCGGCCTCGGTGATGGGTGCCCGGCATCCGCTCGCCGAGGACTCCTCGCGGGAGGCCAACATGGCCAAGGCAGTGGACCTGTTCGCCGCAATGCCGGCCGTGGTCGCCTATGACCAGCGCCGCCGGCACGGTCAGGGTGTTGTGGAGCCCCGGGAGGACCTGGGCTACTCGGCCAACTTCCTGTGGATGTCCTTTGGCGAGGAGCCGGTGCAGGAAGTTGTGGAGGCGTTCAACGTCTCGATGATCCTGTACGCCGAGCACTCCTTCAACGCCTCGACCTTCACGGCCCGGGTGATCACCTCGACGCTCTCCGACCTGCACTCGGCCGTCACGGGTGCGATCGGGGCGCTCAAGGGGCCCCTGCACGGCGGCGCGAACGAGGCCGTGATGCACACCTTCGACGAGATCGGCATCCGGCAGGAGGAGTCGCTCGACGAGGCGGCGGTGCGGGCGAAGGCCTGGATGGAAGACGCGCTGGCGCACAAGAAGAAGGTCATGGGCTTCGGCCACCGTGTCTACAAGCACGGCGACTCCCGGGTTCCCACCATGAAGGCGGCCCTGGACAAGATGATCGCGCACTACGGCCGTCCGGAGCTGCTGGGGCTCTACAACGGGCTTGAGACCGCGATGGACGAGGCGAAGGCGATCAAGCCGAACCTCGACTACCCGGCGGGTCCTACGTACCACCTGATGGGCTTCGACACCCCGACGTTCACTCCACTGTTCGTGGCCAGCCGGATCACCGGCTGGACCGCGCACATCATGGAACAGCTGGACTCGAACTCGCTGATCCGCCCGCTGAGCGAATACAACGGTGTGGAGGAACGGCACGTGCCGTAG
- the xerD gene encoding site-specific tyrosine recombinase XerD, which produces MTGVLAAGPAASPGASEPGASEPGAAPDAAPAASRVAEPAARPLTAVDRAITDYLQHMGVERGLAANTLSAYRRDLARYARHLAAADRRRPEDITRRDVTGFVQALSDGSDGGSALGVRSAARTVVAVRGLHKFWALEGVTPTDPASDVHPPMPGKRLPKAITVDEVTRILEAAGTDTATGLRDRALLEFLYSTGARISEAVGLDVDDISLQGDDEPGPAIVRLFGKGSKERLVPLGSFGARALDAYLIRGRPLLAAKGKGTPALFLNARGGRISRQSAWTILKAAAEKANITKDVSPHTLRHSFATHLLEGGADVRVVQELLGHASVTTTQVYTLVTADTLREIYAAAHPRALG; this is translated from the coding sequence ATGACCGGAGTGCTGGCGGCCGGACCCGCCGCCTCGCCCGGGGCTTCAGAGCCTGGCGCCTCAGAACCTGGCGCCGCGCCCGACGCCGCGCCCGCAGCCTCGCGCGTTGCCGAGCCGGCTGCCCGGCCGCTGACCGCCGTCGACCGGGCAATCACGGACTACCTGCAGCACATGGGGGTGGAACGCGGGCTGGCCGCCAACACACTGTCCGCCTACCGCCGCGACCTGGCCCGCTACGCCCGGCACCTGGCCGCGGCAGACCGCCGGCGTCCCGAGGACATCACCCGGCGCGACGTGACCGGCTTCGTGCAGGCACTCTCCGACGGCTCCGACGGCGGTTCGGCCCTGGGCGTGCGCTCGGCGGCCCGCACGGTGGTCGCAGTCCGCGGGCTGCATAAGTTTTGGGCGCTGGAGGGTGTCACGCCCACCGATCCCGCCAGCGATGTGCACCCGCCGATGCCCGGAAAGCGGCTGCCCAAGGCCATCACGGTGGACGAGGTCACCCGCATCCTGGAAGCGGCCGGCACCGACACAGCCACGGGCCTGCGCGACCGCGCCCTGCTTGAATTCCTCTACTCCACCGGCGCACGCATCAGCGAAGCCGTGGGCCTGGACGTCGATGACATCTCGCTGCAGGGGGACGACGAACCGGGCCCCGCCATCGTCCGCCTGTTCGGCAAGGGCTCCAAGGAGCGGTTGGTGCCGCTGGGATCCTTCGGGGCCCGGGCTCTGGACGCCTACCTGATCCGTGGGCGGCCGCTGCTGGCCGCCAAGGGAAAGGGAACGCCGGCGCTGTTCCTGAACGCCCGGGGCGGCCGGATCAGCCGGCAAAGCGCCTGGACCATCCTCAAGGCGGCAGCAGAGAAGGCCAACATCACCAAGGACGTCTCGCCGCACACCCTGCGGCACTCCTTCGCCACGCACCTGCTGGAAGGCGGGGCGGATGTCCGGGTAGTGCAAGAGCTGCTGGGCCATGCATCCGTGACCACCACGCAGGTCTACACCCTGGTGACAGCTGACACGCTGCGCGAGATCTACGCCGCCGCGCATCCGAGGGCGCTGGGCTGA
- a CDS encoding 8-oxo-dGTP diphosphatase: MTSTPVTLCFLLRESERGTEVLLGLKRTGFGLGKIVGIGGHVEPGESDAEAVVREVWEESGIVVLEEDLDHAGVVEFVFPARPEWNMTCRLFTTRRWEGEPAESPEITPEWFDAASLPLERMWQDAEHWLPPALAGETIDIMVVLNEDNETVATVEKQSRGG, encoded by the coding sequence ATGACGTCCACACCGGTCACCCTCTGCTTCCTGCTCCGTGAGTCGGAGCGCGGTACGGAAGTGCTGTTGGGCCTGAAGCGGACCGGCTTCGGCCTCGGCAAGATCGTTGGCATCGGCGGCCACGTGGAGCCCGGGGAGAGCGACGCCGAGGCCGTGGTCCGCGAAGTCTGGGAGGAATCCGGCATCGTGGTACTCGAGGAGGACCTGGACCACGCCGGCGTCGTCGAGTTCGTCTTTCCCGCCCGGCCGGAGTGGAACATGACCTGCCGGCTTTTCACCACCAGGCGTTGGGAAGGCGAGCCCGCCGAAAGCCCGGAAATCACGCCCGAGTGGTTCGACGCCGCGTCCTTGCCGCTGGAGCGGATGTGGCAGGACGCGGAGCACTGGTTGCCCCCGGCGCTGGCAGGGGAAACAATCGACATCATGGTCGTCCTCAATGAGGACAACGAAACCGTCGCGACGGTGGAAAAGCAGAGTCGCGGCGGCTGA
- a CDS encoding NUDIX hydrolase encodes MPGKPETPNAARQVSDEPSPRRLLSSEKVYQGRIWDVVSDSFQLSDDGEPLVRDYIDHPGAVAVLPMNDDGEILLIKQYRHPVGMALWEIPAGLLDVEGEDFVAGAARELAEEADLVAARWNVLADFFNSPGSSSEAIRIYLARGLSDVPGHELHERTDEEAEIELHWIRLDDAVRAVLEGRLHNPSAVVGILAAAAARADGFEGLRPAGAPWPAHPSQR; translated from the coding sequence ATGCCCGGTAAGCCTGAGACCCCCAATGCTGCACGGCAGGTTTCGGACGAGCCGAGCCCGCGCCGTCTTTTGTCTTCAGAGAAGGTCTATCAAGGCCGGATCTGGGATGTCGTCAGCGACAGCTTCCAGCTAAGCGACGACGGCGAGCCCCTGGTCCGCGACTACATCGACCACCCCGGGGCCGTTGCCGTGCTCCCGATGAACGACGACGGCGAGATCCTGCTGATCAAGCAGTACCGCCACCCGGTGGGCATGGCCCTCTGGGAGATTCCGGCCGGACTGCTCGACGTCGAGGGCGAGGACTTCGTGGCCGGGGCGGCCCGGGAGCTCGCCGAAGAAGCAGACCTGGTGGCTGCGCGCTGGAACGTGCTGGCCGACTTCTTCAACTCGCCCGGCTCCTCCAGCGAGGCGATCCGCATCTACCTGGCCCGTGGCCTGAGCGACGTCCCCGGCCACGAACTGCACGAACGTACCGACGAGGAAGCGGAAATCGAGCTGCACTGGATCCGGCTCGACGATGCGGTCCGGGCAGTCCTGGAGGGCCGCCTGCACAACCCGTCCGCCGTCGTCGGGATCCTAGCCGCCGCGGCGGCGCGAGCGGACGGCTTCGAAGGCCTCCGCCCGGCCGGCGCGCCGTGGCCCGCCCACCCCAGCCAGCGCTGA
- a CDS encoding NAD kinase, which produces MSRRVLILAHTGREESLKAAWEACAQLHASGIVPVMQKSELGDMVRFYGRLDQPVEVLHDHVKLPDVELVMVLGGDGTILRAAELVREVDVPLLGVNLGHVGFLAESERADLAQTVEWIASRQYTVEERMTIDVQVWVRGQKIWHTWALNEAAIEKGNRERMLEVVTEVDERPLTSFGCDGVVLATPTGSTAYAFSAGGPVVWPEVEALLIVPISAHALFAKPLVVSPRSRLAVEILNRTDAQGVLWCDGRRSVDLPPGARVEVTRSATPVRLARTHQTPFSGRLVRKFELPIQGWRGPVPQPDAIHTGPLPVVRTPRPMPPLPTPPQVEPQHADPGAPTDPSTAK; this is translated from the coding sequence ATGAGCAGGCGTGTCCTCATCCTTGCCCACACCGGCCGCGAGGAATCCCTCAAGGCCGCCTGGGAAGCGTGCGCCCAGCTGCATGCCTCCGGGATCGTCCCCGTGATGCAGAAATCCGAACTCGGCGACATGGTCCGGTTCTACGGGCGGCTGGACCAGCCCGTTGAGGTGCTGCACGACCACGTCAAACTTCCCGACGTCGAGCTCGTGATGGTGCTCGGCGGCGACGGCACCATCCTGCGCGCCGCGGAACTGGTCCGCGAGGTCGACGTGCCGCTGCTCGGCGTCAACCTCGGCCACGTCGGCTTCCTCGCGGAAAGCGAGCGGGCGGACCTTGCCCAGACCGTGGAGTGGATCGCCAGCCGCCAGTACACGGTGGAGGAGCGGATGACCATCGACGTACAGGTGTGGGTCCGCGGCCAGAAGATCTGGCACACCTGGGCGCTGAACGAGGCCGCCATCGAGAAGGGCAACCGGGAACGGATGCTCGAGGTGGTCACCGAAGTCGACGAACGTCCGCTGACGTCCTTCGGTTGCGACGGCGTCGTCCTTGCCACCCCGACCGGATCCACCGCCTACGCCTTTTCCGCCGGTGGCCCGGTGGTGTGGCCGGAAGTCGAGGCGCTGCTGATCGTGCCTATCAGCGCGCATGCGCTCTTCGCCAAACCCCTTGTGGTCTCGCCCAGGTCCCGGCTTGCCGTCGAAATCCTGAACCGCACCGACGCGCAGGGCGTGTTGTGGTGCGACGGCCGGCGCTCCGTGGACCTGCCGCCGGGCGCCCGCGTGGAAGTCACCCGCTCGGCCACCCCGGTCCGGCTCGCGCGCACCCACCAGACCCCGTTCTCCGGGCGGCTGGTCCGCAAGTTCGAACTTCCCATCCAGGGCTGGCGAGGCCCCGTTCCGCAGCCCGACGCCATCCACACCGGACCCCTGCCGGTGGTGCGCACCCCGCGGCCCATGCCGCCCCTGCCAACGCCGCCGCAAGTAGAACCGCAGCACGCGGACCCTGGCGCGCCCACCGATCCATCGACTGCGAAGTGA
- a CDS encoding GNAT family N-acetyltransferase, with the protein MAFILREPTLPDAPRIAELHVATWREAYSHLLPEGFFTAEHVQGRLLMWNQILGNPRPGWTIRIAEHNARVVGFGFAGASYGAEGQDLPRDRHLFSLYVAAEHQGTGAGQALLDAALGGGPAMLWVAKDNPRAVAFYRRNGFAFDGTEQTDPGAPRIIDARTVR; encoded by the coding sequence ATGGCCTTCATTTTGCGCGAACCCACGCTCCCCGATGCACCTCGGATCGCTGAACTGCACGTGGCCACGTGGCGGGAGGCGTACTCGCATTTGCTTCCTGAGGGGTTCTTTACCGCGGAGCACGTCCAGGGCCGGCTCCTGATGTGGAACCAGATTCTTGGGAATCCACGCCCCGGCTGGACGATCAGAATCGCGGAACACAACGCACGGGTCGTCGGCTTCGGGTTCGCCGGCGCCAGCTACGGAGCGGAAGGCCAGGACCTCCCCCGCGATCGTCACCTATTCAGCCTGTACGTGGCGGCGGAGCACCAGGGAACCGGTGCGGGGCAGGCGTTGCTGGATGCGGCCTTGGGCGGTGGTCCGGCGATGCTTTGGGTTGCCAAAGACAATCCCCGGGCGGTTGCGTTCTATCGTCGCAACGGTTTTGCCTTCGACGGTACGGAGCAGACCGACCCCGGAGCTCCACGGATCATTGACGCCCGCACGGTGCGGTAA
- a CDS encoding CTP synthase — MIGSNSVVQRSNSRVNSRFPGSSKTTKHIFVTGGVASSLGKGLTASSLGHLLRARGLSVTMQKLDPYLNVDPGTMNPFQHGEVFVTDDGAETDLDIGHYERFLDENLEGSANVTTGQVYSTVIAKERRGEYLGDTVQVIPHITDEIKRRMRLPAEGKNAPDVIITEIGGTVGDIESQPFLESARQVRQDVGRNNVFFLHVSLVPYIGPSQELKTKPTQHSVAALRSIGIQPEAIVIRSDRDVPQAMREKIGRMCDVDIDAVIGCPDAPSIYDIPKTLHSQGLDSYIVRALDLPFKDVDWTSWDKLLDAVHNPKHEVEIALVGKYIDLPDAYLSVTEALRAGGFANNTKVKIRWVPSDECETHEGAVKSLDGVDAICVPGGFGIRGLEGKLGALKYARESKLPVLGLCLGLQCMVIEYARNVVGLEGASSSEFEPDSKYPVIATMEEQLDIVDGKGDLGGTMRLGLYEAKLDEGSVIAETYGTTKVSERHRHRYEVNNKYREQIAAEGLVFSGTSPDGKLVEYVELPREVHPYYVATQAHPELSSRPTRPHPLFAGLVKAALDHQHGAGQPAAATAKAAAKTAPAASK; from the coding sequence ATGATAGGCTCAAATTCCGTGGTGCAGCGATCAAATTCCCGTGTAAATTCCCGGTTCCCGGGCTCGTCCAAGACGACCAAACACATCTTCGTAACCGGTGGTGTGGCGTCCTCGCTCGGTAAGGGACTGACGGCTTCGAGCCTCGGTCACCTCCTGCGGGCACGCGGCCTGTCTGTAACAATGCAAAAGCTCGATCCCTATCTGAACGTGGATCCGGGCACGATGAACCCCTTCCAGCACGGCGAAGTCTTCGTAACCGACGATGGCGCCGAGACGGACCTCGACATCGGCCACTACGAGCGCTTCCTCGACGAAAACCTCGAGGGTTCGGCCAACGTCACGACCGGCCAGGTGTACTCCACGGTCATCGCCAAGGAGCGCCGCGGCGAGTACCTCGGCGACACGGTGCAGGTCATCCCGCACATCACCGATGAAATCAAGCGCCGGATGCGGCTGCCCGCCGAGGGCAAGAACGCCCCGGACGTCATCATCACCGAAATCGGCGGCACGGTCGGCGACATCGAATCCCAGCCGTTCCTCGAGTCCGCCCGCCAGGTCCGCCAGGACGTGGGCCGGAACAACGTGTTCTTCCTGCACGTCTCGCTGGTGCCGTACATCGGCCCCTCGCAGGAGCTCAAGACCAAGCCCACGCAGCACTCCGTTGCCGCGCTGCGCTCCATCGGCATCCAGCCCGAGGCGATCGTGATCCGTTCGGACCGTGACGTTCCGCAGGCCATGCGCGAGAAGATCGGCCGGATGTGCGACGTCGACATCGACGCCGTGATCGGCTGCCCGGACGCACCGAGCATCTACGACATCCCCAAGACCCTGCACTCCCAGGGCCTGGACTCCTACATCGTCCGCGCCCTCGACCTGCCGTTCAAGGACGTCGACTGGACCAGCTGGGACAAGCTCCTCGACGCCGTGCACAACCCCAAGCACGAGGTGGAAATCGCCCTCGTCGGCAAGTACATTGACCTGCCCGACGCCTACCTGTCCGTGACTGAGGCGCTGCGTGCCGGCGGCTTCGCGAACAACACCAAGGTCAAGATCCGCTGGGTCCCCTCGGACGAATGCGAAACCCACGAGGGGGCGGTCAAGTCCCTGGACGGCGTGGACGCGATCTGCGTTCCGGGCGGCTTCGGCATCCGCGGCCTCGAGGGCAAGCTCGGCGCCCTGAAGTACGCCCGCGAATCCAAGCTCCCGGTCCTGGGCCTGTGCCTGGGCCTGCAGTGCATGGTCATTGAGTACGCCCGCAACGTGGTCGGCCTCGAGGGCGCGTCATCCTCCGAATTCGAGCCGGACTCCAAGTACCCGGTCATCGCCACGATGGAAGAGCAGCTCGACATCGTCGACGGCAAGGGCGACCTGGGCGGCACCATGCGCCTGGGCTTGTACGAAGCCAAGCTGGACGAGGGCTCCGTCATCGCCGAGACCTACGGCACCACGAAGGTCAGCGAACGCCACCGGCACCGCTACGAGGTCAACAACAAGTACCGCGAGCAGATCGCCGCCGAGGGCCTGGTGTTCTCCGGAACCTCACCGGACGGCAAGCTGGTCGAGTACGTCGAGCTTCCCCGCGAAGTCCACCCGTACTACGTGGCCACCCAGGCGCACCCGGAGCTCAGCTCACGACCTACCCGTCCGCACCCGCTGTTCGCCGGGCTGGTCAAGGCCGCCCTGGACCACCAGCACGGCGCGGGCCAGCCTGCCGCTGCGACTGCCAAGGCCGCTGCCAAAACCGCCCCGGCAGCGTCGAAGTAA
- the recN gene encoding DNA repair protein RecN produces the protein MLEELRIRDLGVITDATLPLGPGLSVVTGETGAGKTMVVTAVGLLLGARSDAGAVRSGAKSASAEAVLKLDAGHAAVSRAREAGAEVEEFDGGAELLLARSVGADGRSRAYLGGRTAPVGVLAEIGGTLVVVHGQSDQIRLKSPVAQREALDKFAGESLAGSLAAYQELYGHWKASQAELDELRSAARERLREAESLEAALAEIDAVDPQPGEDESLKAEAVKLANVEELRIAASTAHQALIAEDFGEEADATTLVDAAKRTLEHVAEHDGELGSAAARLAEVGFLLNDIAAELASYQASLDTEGPERLAEIEDRRAALAKLVRKYAPSIDEVLAWAEQARARYEELQDDSTRIEALDADVVRAEADLRKQATAISKARKKAAKELSARVSAELTALAMADATLVINVDPGEQLGPFGSDEISFLLQPHSGAPARPLGKGASGGELSRVMLAIEVVLAAVDPVPTFVFDEVDAGVGGRAAVEIGRRLAMLARHVQVLVVTHLPQVAAFADQHIRVTKTSVRGADGATATGFTSSDVQLLDEAERVRELARMLAGQEDSESARAHAQELLDDARLLPQQA, from the coding sequence ATGCTTGAAGAACTGAGAATCCGCGACCTCGGCGTCATCACCGACGCGACGCTCCCGCTGGGCCCAGGCCTGAGCGTAGTGACCGGCGAGACCGGCGCCGGCAAGACCATGGTGGTCACCGCCGTCGGCCTCCTGCTCGGCGCAAGGTCCGACGCCGGCGCCGTCCGCAGCGGTGCGAAGAGCGCCTCGGCCGAGGCAGTGCTCAAGCTCGACGCCGGCCATGCCGCGGTCAGCCGCGCCCGCGAGGCCGGGGCCGAGGTCGAGGAGTTCGACGGGGGCGCCGAGCTGCTGCTCGCCCGCAGCGTCGGTGCCGACGGGCGCAGCCGCGCCTACCTCGGCGGCCGCACCGCGCCGGTCGGCGTCCTCGCCGAGATCGGCGGGACGCTGGTGGTGGTCCACGGACAGTCTGACCAGATCCGGCTCAAGAGTCCGGTGGCCCAGCGCGAGGCTCTGGACAAGTTCGCGGGGGAGTCGCTCGCCGGTTCCCTGGCCGCTTACCAGGAGCTGTACGGACACTGGAAGGCCAGCCAGGCCGAGCTGGACGAACTCCGCAGCGCCGCCCGCGAACGGCTGCGCGAGGCGGAATCCCTCGAGGCCGCGCTGGCCGAGATCGACGCGGTCGATCCGCAGCCGGGCGAGGACGAGTCCCTCAAGGCCGAGGCCGTCAAGCTTGCCAACGTCGAAGAGCTCCGGATTGCCGCCAGCACGGCGCACCAGGCCCTCATAGCCGAGGACTTCGGCGAAGAAGCCGACGCCACCACACTGGTGGACGCCGCGAAACGCACCCTGGAGCACGTGGCCGAACACGACGGGGAACTCGGCTCCGCCGCCGCCCGGCTGGCGGAGGTGGGCTTCCTGCTCAACGACATCGCCGCGGAGCTGGCCAGCTATCAGGCCTCCCTCGACACTGAGGGCCCGGAACGCCTCGCCGAAATCGAGGACCGCCGCGCCGCCCTGGCCAAACTGGTGCGCAAGTATGCGCCCAGTATCGACGAGGTGCTGGCCTGGGCCGAGCAGGCCCGGGCACGGTACGAGGAGCTCCAGGACGACTCCACCCGGATCGAAGCGCTGGACGCCGACGTCGTCCGCGCCGAGGCCGATCTCCGCAAGCAGGCGACCGCCATCAGCAAGGCACGGAAGAAGGCCGCCAAGGAGCTCTCCGCCCGGGTCAGCGCCGAGCTGACTGCCCTGGCCATGGCAGACGCCACCCTGGTGATCAACGTGGACCCCGGTGAGCAGCTGGGCCCGTTCGGTAGCGACGAGATTTCCTTCCTGCTCCAGCCGCACTCCGGCGCGCCGGCCCGGCCGCTGGGCAAGGGCGCCTCCGGCGGTGAACTCTCCCGCGTGATGCTCGCCATCGAAGTGGTGCTGGCCGCTGTCGACCCTGTGCCGACCTTTGTCTTCGACGAGGTCGACGCCGGCGTCGGCGGCCGCGCCGCCGTCGAAATCGGCCGCCGGCTGGCCATGCTCGCCCGGCATGTCCAGGTCCTGGTGGTCACCCACCTGCCGCAGGTGGCGGCGTTCGCCGACCAGCACATCCGGGTCACCAAGACCTCGGTCCGCGGGGCCGACGGCGCGACAGCCACGGGCTTCACCTCCAGCGACGTCCAACTCCTCGACGAGGCGGAACGCGTACGCGAACTGGCCCGCATGCTGGCCGGCCAGGAAGATTCCGAATCGGCGCGGGCCCACGCCCAGGAGTTGCTGGATGACGCACGGCTGTTGCCGCAGCAGGCCTGA
- a CDS encoding HAD-IIA family hydrolase produces MAEADLISRFDALLADLDGVVYAGPQAIPGAVESLQRLAGAGVGLGYVTNNASRSPAEVAQHLRELGAPAEDQQVVSSSQAAAELLASMLPAGARVLITGGEALAREVELAGLVPVRAEAEDPVAVVQGFHPEVGWKDLAEASYVVAAGALWVATNTDMSIPQARGMAPGNGTLVAAVAAATGRQPLVAGKPEAPLFHAAAKRLAADRPLVVGDRLDTDILGGNNAGFATVAVLTGVDTRESILAARTMERPTFLINDLTDLYRPYPAVEDDGDGRYRCGGASAEVLGTSLRVSGDPADLDSWRAACAAWWAANPEEPTAKAPSLEWLDH; encoded by the coding sequence ATGGCCGAAGCTGATCTGATTTCCCGGTTCGACGCGCTCCTGGCCGATTTGGACGGCGTCGTTTACGCCGGCCCGCAGGCCATTCCCGGCGCCGTGGAGTCGCTCCAGCGCCTCGCCGGCGCCGGCGTCGGGCTGGGCTACGTGACGAACAATGCCTCGCGGTCGCCCGCCGAGGTGGCGCAGCACCTGCGCGAGCTCGGCGCCCCCGCCGAGGACCAGCAGGTGGTGAGCTCTTCCCAGGCCGCGGCCGAGCTGCTCGCTTCCATGCTGCCCGCCGGTGCCCGCGTCCTGATCACCGGCGGCGAGGCACTCGCCCGCGAGGTCGAGCTCGCGGGCCTGGTACCGGTCCGCGCCGAGGCAGAAGACCCCGTCGCGGTCGTGCAGGGCTTCCACCCCGAGGTGGGCTGGAAGGACCTCGCGGAGGCGTCCTACGTCGTCGCGGCCGGGGCCCTATGGGTGGCCACCAACACGGACATGTCCATTCCGCAGGCGCGCGGCATGGCGCCCGGCAACGGCACCCTGGTGGCCGCCGTCGCTGCCGCCACCGGCCGTCAGCCGCTGGTGGCCGGCAAGCCCGAGGCCCCGCTGTTCCACGCCGCCGCCAAGCGGCTGGCCGCCGACCGTCCCCTGGTGGTCGGCGACCGGCTGGACACCGATATTCTCGGCGGCAACAACGCAGGCTTCGCCACCGTCGCCGTGCTGACGGGCGTCGACACGCGCGAATCCATCCTCGCCGCCCGCACCATGGAACGGCCCACGTTCCTGATCAATGACCTCACCGATCTTTACCGGCCCTATCCGGCGGTGGAGGACGACGGCGACGGGCGCTACCGCTGCGGCGGCGCCTCGGCCGAGGTGCTCGGTACAAGCCTGCGCGTCAGCGGGGATCCCGCGGACCTCGATTCGTGGCGTGCGGCCTGTGCCGCCTGGTGGGCCGCGAACCCGGAGGAACCCACCGCCAAGGCACCCAGCCTGGAATGGCTGGATCACTAG
- a CDS encoding TlyA family RNA methyltransferase, with amino-acid sequence MTRLDQALVSRGLARSRTHAARLISEGKVSSAGEVLAKASLQVQDGMALDVATTSEDDYVSRAAHKLAGALDAFPAVAVAGKRCLDAGASTGGFTEVLLRRGAAHVVAVDVGHDQLVPQIRNDARVSVHEGLNVRYITPDVIGGPAALTVADLSFISLTLVVAPLAACTAPGGDLVLMVKPQFEIGKDRLGRTGVVTSERERRMAVAKVAAAAMDAGLELEGLAQSPLPGQDGNVEYFLWIKRGNRTDLPKIEERDAAVAALLGTIWP; translated from the coding sequence ATGACCAGGCTCGACCAGGCCCTCGTCAGCCGCGGGCTGGCGAGGTCCCGCACCCACGCCGCGCGCCTGATTAGCGAAGGCAAAGTCAGCTCGGCGGGGGAGGTGCTTGCCAAAGCTTCCTTGCAGGTTCAGGACGGCATGGCCCTGGACGTAGCCACCACGAGCGAGGACGACTACGTCAGCCGTGCGGCCCACAAACTCGCCGGCGCCCTGGACGCCTTTCCCGCCGTCGCGGTTGCTGGCAAACGCTGCCTCGACGCCGGAGCCTCTACCGGAGGCTTCACCGAAGTTTTGCTCCGGCGTGGCGCCGCGCACGTGGTGGCCGTCGACGTCGGGCATGACCAGCTGGTGCCGCAGATCCGCAACGATGCCCGGGTCTCGGTCCATGAAGGCCTCAACGTCCGCTACATTACCCCGGATGTGATTGGCGGTCCGGCGGCGCTGACGGTGGCTGACCTGTCCTTCATCTCGTTAACCCTCGTGGTGGCGCCGCTGGCGGCGTGCACCGCGCCCGGCGGAGACCTGGTCCTGATGGTCAAGCCGCAGTTCGAGATCGGCAAGGACCGCCTGGGCCGCACCGGGGTGGTCACGTCCGAGCGGGAACGCCGGATGGCCGTCGCCAAGGTGGCGGCCGCGGCGATGGACGCGGGCCTGGAATTGGAGGGCCTGGCGCAGAGCCCGCTGCCGGGCCAGGACGGAAACGTCGAGTACTTCCTGTGGATAAAACGCGGGAACCGGACGGACCTGCCTAAGATCGAAGAGCGGGACGCAGCCGTTGCTGCGTTACTCGGAACGATCTGGCCGTAG
- a CDS encoding RNA polymerase sigma factor, with the protein MLAAKEQAFIDLHTQHSARVYAYITCRINDGHRAEELAADVFRIAWEKQLPEPPGIGWLLATARNVVGNEYKGRRRRQELVERLKEEARTDVPEPHTEERSAVAEVLVQLRERDREVLMLSYWDDLTTAELAQALGCSTSAAAVRLHRARRAFAKAAPSHLMTERKD; encoded by the coding sequence ATGTTGGCTGCGAAAGAGCAAGCATTCATTGACCTGCACACCCAGCATTCCGCGCGGGTGTACGCCTACATAACGTGCCGTATCAATGACGGGCACCGGGCCGAGGAACTTGCCGCGGATGTCTTCAGGATCGCGTGGGAGAAACAGCTACCTGAGCCGCCCGGTATCGGGTGGCTCCTCGCGACCGCCCGGAACGTCGTCGGGAACGAGTACAAGGGCCGCCGGCGCCGGCAGGAACTGGTGGAACGGCTCAAAGAGGAAGCCCGCACCGACGTGCCCGAGCCGCACACCGAAGAACGGTCCGCCGTGGCTGAAGTGCTCGTACAACTCAGGGAGCGCGACCGCGAGGTCCTCATGCTCAGCTACTGGGACGATCTGACCACCGCTGAACTGGCCCAGGCACTGGGATGTTCGACGTCGGCCGCCGCGGTCCGCCTGCACCGTGCACGTCGCGCGTTCGCGAAGGCCGCCCCCTCACACCTCATGACAGAACGGAAGGACTAG